In the Candidatus Sulfotelmatobacter sp. genome, one interval contains:
- a CDS encoding S9 family peptidase: MQRLSTLRLGLPLSLAAFITTLATLGAVAASSPKPWTSDDILAMRVVTDPQISPDGHWVAYVVSALTDDRSDYQTDIWLAAVAGGAARRLTTSPVADEFPRWSPDGSTLAFLSDRPRPGGPAGDAARDDEGRRQIWMIHPDGGEAWVASSARGGVSSFQWSRDGRQIVFLSRQPKSNERRKQEKDRDDAWTPSEKYAWNRLWVMSADGTNPIQLTSGNLHVTDYSLSPDGKRIAVAAQPTPLLPDQYQSDLFTVASSGGALQPLVQRKGVEASPQWSPDGKWIAFVSQDGRGTDWYLNNYVCVVPAGGGAPRNLTRDFDERVEGLAGMTLAWTPDSKGLVFQASQRTAQHLFRADLDGRVSALTSGPEMNGSASVDGAGNWLAFVREDSEHPREVWVESLVGAGTPHAITDTNPETREHPSYAKQLVHWKGADGMDIEGLLVLPANYRKGTRVPLLLNVHGGPAGTHSNTCTVASKLYPWPLFAQKGWAILMPNPRGSGGYGEAFRKSNVRDWGGKDYEDLMDGVDAMIAQGIADPNRLAVCGWSYGGYMTSTIVTKTDRFKAAVVGGGVINLTSMVGTCDIPDFNRSYFDAWPWEDPQTYVDHSALFHAGNVKTPTSMVHGEADERVPTSQGWEFYTALRKVGVPTDLLLLPRQPHGPREPRLLKSVQQWHLDWLDKYTLDQPQKVRMNGKPEKTSSVASGTQEP; this comes from the coding sequence GTGCAGCGTCTCTCCACTCTCCGACTCGGGCTGCCCCTGAGTCTGGCCGCGTTCATCACCACGTTGGCGACGCTCGGCGCGGTCGCCGCCAGCTCGCCCAAGCCATGGACGAGCGATGACATCCTGGCGATGCGAGTCGTCACCGATCCGCAGATCTCGCCGGATGGACACTGGGTCGCCTACGTGGTGTCGGCCCTGACCGACGACCGTTCGGACTACCAGACCGATATCTGGCTGGCCGCCGTAGCCGGCGGCGCTGCGCGACGCCTCACCACCTCGCCGGTCGCCGACGAATTCCCCCGCTGGTCGCCGGACGGCAGCACGCTGGCATTTCTCTCCGATCGGCCGCGCCCGGGCGGTCCCGCCGGCGACGCCGCGCGCGACGACGAGGGCAGGCGTCAGATCTGGATGATCCATCCCGACGGAGGCGAGGCCTGGGTCGCGTCGAGCGCCAGGGGCGGCGTCTCGAGCTTCCAGTGGTCGCGCGACGGCAGGCAGATCGTCTTTCTGTCGCGGCAGCCGAAGAGCAACGAGCGCCGCAAGCAGGAGAAGGACAGGGACGACGCCTGGACGCCGTCCGAGAAATACGCCTGGAACCGTCTGTGGGTGATGAGCGCCGACGGAACGAATCCGATTCAGCTCACCTCCGGCAATCTGCACGTGACCGACTACTCGCTTTCACCCGACGGCAAGCGCATCGCCGTCGCGGCGCAGCCCACGCCGCTGCTTCCCGATCAATACCAGTCGGACCTCTTCACGGTCGCTTCGAGCGGCGGCGCGCTCCAGCCCCTGGTGCAGCGAAAGGGCGTCGAGGCTTCGCCGCAGTGGTCGCCCGACGGAAAGTGGATCGCCTTCGTCTCCCAGGACGGGCGTGGCACGGACTGGTACCTCAACAACTACGTGTGCGTGGTGCCGGCAGGCGGCGGCGCGCCTCGCAACCTCACCCGGGACTTCGACGAGCGCGTGGAGGGTCTCGCCGGCATGACCCTCGCGTGGACGCCGGACAGCAAGGGTCTGGTCTTCCAGGCCTCGCAGCGCACCGCGCAACATCTGTTCCGCGCCGATCTCGACGGCCGGGTGAGCGCTTTGACCTCGGGTCCCGAGATGAACGGCAGCGCTTCGGTGGACGGCGCCGGCAACTGGCTCGCGTTTGTTCGCGAGGACAGCGAGCATCCGCGCGAAGTGTGGGTCGAGAGCCTGGTCGGCGCCGGCACGCCGCACGCCATCACCGACACCAATCCCGAGACCCGCGAGCATCCCTCCTACGCGAAGCAGCTCGTCCACTGGAAGGGCGCGGACGGCATGGACATCGAAGGTCTGCTGGTGCTGCCCGCGAATTACCGGAAGGGCACCCGAGTGCCGCTGCTGCTCAACGTGCACGGTGGACCGGCCGGAACGCACTCCAACACCTGCACGGTGGCTTCGAAGCTCTACCCGTGGCCGCTGTTCGCGCAGAAGGGCTGGGCGATCCTGATGCCGAATCCCCGCGGCAGCGGCGGATACGGCGAAGCGTTTCGCAAGAGCAACGTTCGCGACTGGGGCGGCAAGGACTACGAAGATCTCATGGACGGCGTGGACGCGATGATCGCTCAAGGGATCGCCGATCCCAATCGCCTGGCGGTGTGCGGATGGTCGTACGGCGGCTACATGACCTCGACCATCGTCACCAAGACCGACCGTTTCAAGGCCGCGGTGGTGGGCGGCGGCGTCATCAATCTCACTTCGATGGTCGGCACCTGCGACATTCCCGACTTCAATCGCTCTTACTTCGATGCGTGGCCGTGGGAGGACCCGCAGACCTACGTCGATCACTCCGCTCTGTTCCACGCCGGCAACGTCAAGACGCCGACCTCGATGGTGCACGGCGAAGCCGACGAGCGCGTCCCGACTTCGCAGGGCTGGGAGTTCTACACCGCGCTTCGCAAGGTCGGCGTGCCGACCGATCTGCTGCTTCTGCCGCGCCAGCCGCATGGACCGCGCGAGCCGAGACTGCTGAAGAGCGTTCAGCAGTGGCACCTCGACTGGCTCGACAAGTACACGCTCGATCAGCCTCAGAAGGTGAGGATGAACGGCAAGCCCGAGAAGACCTCGTCGGTCGCGAGCGGAACGCAGGAGCCCTAG
- a CDS encoding DUF547 domain-containing protein encodes MRDGWRLLILIGLTLAPHRAVAAPAAKATKTAPGPRAAAGVRIDYTPYQQLLNEHLSVISEPGEPLETRFNYEAYHDQSGRDARAEKIRGAFLAVSPSKMDANTRLAWAINFYNYLVLENASQYLLIPDKFRQRYLSVKDIVIEGVHFFDYPFVTVDSVKYTLNEFEKHFLYLDFDHGINTQPPSGLDPRVHFAAVNGSLGAAPLQPRAFKPESLDIQLDRAVRQSLASPKHLILRSDPPAFQISSIFGWYIADFGGAMKVIPWIQRYVSKETSDKLEPYVQRGTFGVIPWDWKLNQTLGWRFEQQMKQPAPAPGSAKPGMSKATMRDSI; translated from the coding sequence ATGCGCGACGGATGGCGTTTGCTGATCCTGATCGGCCTCACCCTGGCGCCGCATCGGGCGGTCGCGGCGCCGGCCGCGAAGGCCACCAAGACCGCGCCGGGGCCGCGAGCGGCGGCTGGGGTCCGGATCGACTACACGCCCTACCAGCAACTCCTCAACGAGCATCTGAGCGTCATCTCCGAGCCGGGTGAGCCGCTCGAGACGCGCTTCAACTACGAGGCCTACCACGACCAATCGGGTCGGGACGCCCGCGCCGAGAAGATCCGCGGGGCGTTTCTCGCGGTTTCCCCGAGCAAGATGGACGCGAACACCCGGCTCGCGTGGGCGATCAACTTCTACAACTACCTGGTGCTCGAGAATGCCAGCCAGTATCTGCTGATCCCCGACAAGTTCCGGCAGCGATACTTGAGCGTGAAGGACATCGTGATCGAGGGTGTCCACTTCTTCGACTATCCGTTCGTTACCGTGGACTCGGTGAAATACACCCTGAACGAGTTCGAGAAGCACTTCCTGTATCTCGACTTCGATCACGGCATCAACACTCAGCCGCCTTCCGGGCTCGATCCCCGCGTCCATTTCGCGGCCGTGAACGGGTCGCTCGGCGCCGCGCCCCTCCAGCCGCGCGCGTTCAAGCCCGAGTCGCTCGACATCCAGCTCGACCGAGCGGTTCGCCAGTCGCTCGCGAGCCCCAAGCACCTGATCTTGCGATCCGATCCACCCGCGTTTCAGATTTCCTCGATCTTCGGCTGGTACATCGCCGACTTCGGCGGCGCCATGAAGGTGATCCCCTGGATCCAGCGCTACGTCTCGAAGGAAACCAGCGACAAACTCGAACCCTATGTGCAGCGCGGAACCTTCGGGGTGATTCCGTGGGACTGGAAGCTCAACCAGACTCTGGGGTGGCGCTTCGAGCAGCAGATGAAGCAGCCGGCTCCCGCTCCGGGCTCGGCCAAGCCCGGGATGAGCAAGGCGACGATGAGGGATTCGATCTAG